In one window of Deltaproteobacteria bacterium DNA:
- the smpB gene encoding SsrA-binding protein SmpB gives MIISKNKRARFDFYIDETYEAGIVLTGTEVKSLRQGKVSLKDSYAKVKDGEIYLVDAHISPYTHGNRFNHDPDRPRKLLMHKREIRRLYGKSREKGYSLIPTKMYFKNGKVKVEIGLGKGKRAYDKRELLKQKTMEREVERSYRGVKIKV, from the coding sequence ATGATCATCAGCAAGAACAAGAGGGCCCGGTTCGACTTCTACATAGATGAGACCTATGAAGCGGGGATCGTCCTCACCGGTACTGAGGTGAAATCCCTGAGACAGGGTAAGGTCAGCCTCAAGGACAGCTACGCGAAGGTCAAGGACGGGGAGATATACCTGGTCGACGCCCACATCAGCCCTTACACCCACGGGAATCGGTTCAACCACGATCCGGATCGCCCCCGAAAACTGCTGATGCACAAAAGGGAGATCAGGAGACTCTATGGAAAGTCGAGGGAGAAGGGGTACTCGTTGATTCCCACGAAAATGTACTTCAAGAACGGCAAGGTCAAGGTCGAGATCGGACTGGGAAAGGGGAAACGGGCGTACGACAAGAGGGAACTCTTGAAGCAGAAGACCATGGAGCGTGAGGTGGAGAGGAGCTATCGGGGAGTGAAGATCAAGGTGTAA